The genomic window ACATCGCGAACGCGTAGCGCGGCCGGCAGGACGCGGACAGGAGGCGCCACCCGTTCCTCGTGTCCACATGCTGCAGCCGTACCGGAACGCAATCCACACCCGCGACCCGCATGCAAAAAGCCTCGTTCGAGATCTGGTCGCCACAGCTGCGCAACCGCCGCTACGTGGACGTGTATCTGCCCGACAGCTACCAGACGGGCCGCCGCCGCTACCCCGTCGTCTACATGCAGGACGGGCAGAACCTCTCGGATCCGGCGGTTGCCTACGGCGGACAGACCTGGCATCTGCACGAAGGGCTCGACTGGCTGGCCGGACGCGGCATCGAGCCGATCGTCGTTGGCATCCACAACACGCCGGGACGGCTGGCCGAATACAGTCCCACCCGCGACGCGAGGCACGGCGGCGGCGACGGCGACAAGTACGCGCGCTTCCTGATCGACACGCTGAAGCCCCGCATCGACGCCGCCTACCGGACGCGCCGCGAGCGCGATGCCACGGTCGTGGCGGGATCGTCGATGGGCGGCCTCGTCTCCCTCTACCTGTTCTTCAGGCGTCCGTCGCCGTTCGGACGGGCGGCGGTGATGAGCCCGTCGATCTGGTTCGCCGGACGGAGCATCCTCGAGTTCGTGGATCGCGCGCGCGATACGCGGGGCCGCCTCTATCTCGACGTCGGCACCGCGGAAGGCGCCGGCACGCTCCGCAACGGCCGCGCCCTCAATCGGCTCCTGCGCGCCAAGGGCTACCGCAAGGACCGGCTGCGCTACGGAGAGGCCGACGGCCATCAGCACCGCGAGGCCGACTGGGCCTGGCGGCTGCCCCAGGCCCTGGAATTCCTGCTGCGCGAATCTTAGCTGAGCTGTCTGACCAACCCGGTCGGCGTGTCGCGAGTGAGCACCGCGAACGAGCCACTCGATCGGAGCGAGCCGGCGAAGCGGCGAGCGAGAGCGCGTGTCGGGGAGTCCGAGGGGCGACGCCCTTCGGATAAGAGAGACGATCAGGCGCGCTCGGGAGGCGAGGGAGCGCGCGGACGCAGCGGCCGAGCCGAGCTTGCTCCCGCGGTAGAGGTCCTGGCGCCATCGTCGAGCAGCGTCCGCAGATCGAGCCGCCACAGCCGACCGCAGTCAGCGCACCACGTCAGATACCAGGCGTCCATGGAGCCGCGCAACTCGGTGGAGCCTTCGCACTTCGGACAGATCAAAGTCAGAGCCATTCTGGGATGTACCGATTCCCGACGCCAAACCGCCTGCCGCGCGGGAATTGCCCTCCCTTCCGCATGTCGCGTGCCGATCTTCGATGACTCAGCCATTCGGGCTCGAGCGCGGGTGTACACTGTGACACCGGACGATGCGCAAGCAGACTCTTCCACGTACCGCCCCGGTCCGGCACGGCATCCAGGAAGACGGCCGCGAGACGCTGGCGCGCCTGGTCGGCGACGCGCAGACCATCAACGTGGTACTCGTCGCGCTGACCGACGGCATCGAACTCGAGATCTGGGCCGACGGCGCGCTCCGGCGGCGGTCGCGCTTCCTGCGCGACACCGAAGCCCGCAAGCACTCCGAACGGCTCGCGGGGCGCCTGACCCGGCGCGGCTACACGCGGAACGAGACGCGGTGAGCGCCAGCCGCAGCCAACCGCTCGTGCTGCTGGCCGAGGATTTCGAGGACGCGCGCGAGCTGTATCGCGAGTACCTCGAGTTCTCCGGCTTCAGCGTGCAGACCGCCGCCAACGGCCGGGAAGCGATCCAACTCGCCGAGTCGCTGCTTCCCGACTTGATTCTGATGGACGCCAGCATGCCGGTGCTCGACGGCTGGCAGGCGACCGCGCAGCTGAAGGCGAACGCCGCAACGAAACACATCCCGATCCTCGCGCTGACCGCCCACGCGTTCGACGATGCGCGTCAGGAGGCGAAGGCGGTCGGCTGCGACGGCTTCGTCACCAAGCCGTGCCTCCCGGACGATCTCGTCGCGCGCGTGCGCGCCGTGCTTCAGGACGGTCGCAAGAGGAAGCGGTAGCCGGCCGGATGCCGGCGCAACCTGATATAAGCTACCCCGGCACATGACATCTCTGCTCGCGGGCCTTGCCAGTCCGATCAATGCCCTGCTGGCTGTCCTCACCCTTCTGACTGGCGGCTACGTGATTGGCTGGTCGCGCCTGGAGAACGGACCGACCGCCGGAGCGATGGGCGTCGGCTGGCTGACCAATTTCCTCGACACGCTCGGCATTGGATCGTTCGCGACGACGACATCGATGTGGCGCGCATTCAAGATGGTGCCCGACCGCGTCATCCCCGGCACGCTGAACGTCGGGCATACACTCCCGACCGTGGCCGAGGCGCTGATCTACACGGCGATCATTCCCGTCGATGTCACGACGCTGATTTCGATGATCGCCGCGGCCGTGCTCGGCGCGTGGCTTGGCGCCGGCCTCGTGGCAAAGTGGCCGAAACGCTACGTGCAGATCGGCATGGGCCTGGCGCTGCTGGCTGCGGCGACGCTGTTCTTCATGACCGCGATGAAGCTATTCCCCGGCGGCGGCGACGCGCTCGGCGTCCGTGGCGTCAAGCTGATCGTCGCCATCGCCGGCAATCTGCTCCTGGGCGCGCTGATGTCGCTCGGCATCGGCCTCTACGCACCGTGCATGATCCTGGTCAGCCTGCTCGGCATGAGCCCGACGGCGGCCTTCCCGATCATGATGGGCTCCTGCGCGTTCCTGATGCCGGTCGGCAGCCTGAAGTTCATCAAGGAAGGCGCCTACGATCGCGCCGCTGCGCTCGGCCTCGCGATCGGCGGCATTCCCGGCGTGCTGATTGCCGCCTACATCGTCAAGTCGATGCCGCTCACCTACGTCCGCTGGCTGGTCATCGTCGTCGTCCTCTACACGTCGGTGACGATGCTCTACTCCGCATTCTCGCAGCGCTCCGCCGTCGGCGACAACGCGTCCGCCTGAGTCTGCAGGTCGGGCTTTCAGGTCCGTCGTTCAGCGGACGATCGTCGCCTTCCTGATGTAGTCGAGCAGGGGGAAATTCGCCTTCAGATACGCGCTTCCCCCCTCGAAGACCGGAGCCTGCCTGCCGGCACGGATGCCGCCTCCGGCGGCTTCGCCATACTCGGCATACAGCGCATCGGCGACGTCCATGCCCTGCACCACTTCGCCGAACACGACGAACGGCTCCTTGTCGTGCGTCGCCGAATTGTCCTTGAGGTTGATGAACACCTGCGTCGTGCGCCCGTTCGGATCCTTGAACGCGAAGGCGATGGTGCCGCGGGTGTTGGAGACGCCAACGAACGGATCGTCGGGGATCGTCTTCGTCCGCCATACCTGTGCCAGTTTCGGATCGCCGGCGATGCCGAACTGCGCCCACGTGCCCTTGCGGATACGGAAGACAGCCGCGTTGTCGTAGTAGCCCGACGTCACCAGCTCGTAGAATCGGGCCGCGCCGTGCGGCGCCGAGGCGCGATGCACGGCGATCACGATGGCGCCCTTCGTCGTGTCGAGCTGAACCCTGTAGTCGCCGGACGCGGCCTGGAGGCCGACAGCGAGGACGAGCGGCAGGACCGAAAACATGCCCATAGCCTAGATCGCCGGACGGGACGGCGTGGCAAGATACACGCATGAGGCACCTCGCAGGGGCGCTCGCGCTGGCGGCGTTTCTCGTTCCCGCGCAGCCGCAGCCCCGCTGGGAGCCGCAGATTAGTGGCGTCACGGCCCGCCTGCGCGGCATCAGCACAGCCAGCAATACGGTCGCGTGGGCGAGCGGCGCCGACGGCACCGTCCTGCGCACGGCGGACGGTGGCGCCGCCTGGACGAAACTCCACGTGCCCGACGCCGACAAACTCGACTTCCGCGATGTCGACGCCGCCAGCGAGACGACCGCCTGGATCCTCAGCATCGGCGCCGGGCCCGCGTCCCGCATTTACAAGACGACCGATGCCGGCGCGCACTGGACGCTCCAGTTTACAAACGAAGACGCCCGGGCATTCTTCGACGCGATGGCGTTCTGGGACTCGCAGCACGGCCTGGCGATGAGTGACTCGGTCGACGGCCGCTTCGTGATCCTGACGACGGACGACGGCGGGTCGACGTGGGCGCGAGTGGCGCCGGAAGGGCTCCCGCCGGCGCTGCCCAACGAGGGGGGATTCGCCGGCAGCGGCACCAACGTCGCCGTGCAACCGGGAGGGCGTGCCTGGATCGGCACCGGCGCCGCCTCGAACGCGCGCGTGCTGCAGACCGACGACGGCGGCCGACACTGGCGGGTCGTCGACACGCCGGTTCTGTCATCGCCCTCGGCCGGCATCTTCTCGGTCGCCTTCCGCGATCCGCAGCACGGGCTTGCCGTCGGCGGCGACTACCGCCGCGAGAACGACGCCGACGACAACGCCGCGTCGACCGGCAACGGCGGCCGCGCGTGGACGCTCGTCCGGGGGCTCGGCGGCTTCCGCTCAGTGGTCGCTTTCGCGCCCGGCTCGAATTCCTCGTGGATCGCGGTCGGCCCGCAGGGGGCCGACTGGTCCGACAACGACGGC from Vicinamibacterales bacterium includes these protein-coding regions:
- a CDS encoding alpha/beta hydrolase-fold protein, with the protein product MQKASFEIWSPQLRNRRYVDVYLPDSYQTGRRRYPVVYMQDGQNLSDPAVAYGGQTWHLHEGLDWLAGRGIEPIVVGIHNTPGRLAEYSPTRDARHGGGDGDKYARFLIDTLKPRIDAAYRTRRERDATVVAGSSMGGLVSLYLFFRRPSPFGRAAVMSPSIWFAGRSILEFVDRARDTRGRLYLDVGTAEGAGTLRNGRALNRLLRAKGYRKDRLRYGEADGHQHREADWAWRLPQALEFLLRES
- a CDS encoding response regulator, encoding MSASRSQPLVLLAEDFEDARELYREYLEFSGFSVQTAANGREAIQLAESLLPDLILMDASMPVLDGWQATAQLKANAATKHIPILALTAHAFDDARQEAKAVGCDGFVTKPCLPDDLVARVRAVLQDGRKRKR
- a CDS encoding sulfite exporter TauE/SafE family protein, producing the protein MTSLLAGLASPINALLAVLTLLTGGYVIGWSRLENGPTAGAMGVGWLTNFLDTLGIGSFATTTSMWRAFKMVPDRVIPGTLNVGHTLPTVAEALIYTAIIPVDVTTLISMIAAAVLGAWLGAGLVAKWPKRYVQIGMGLALLAAATLFFMTAMKLFPGGGDALGVRGVKLIVAIAGNLLLGALMSLGIGLYAPCMILVSLLGMSPTAAFPIMMGSCAFLMPVGSLKFIKEGAYDRAAALGLAIGGIPGVLIAAYIVKSMPLTYVRWLVIVVVLYTSVTMLYSAFSQRSAVGDNASA
- a CDS encoding peptidylprolyl isomerase; this encodes MFSVLPLVLAVGLQAASGDYRVQLDTTKGAIVIAVHRASAPHGAARFYELVTSGYYDNAAVFRIRKGTWAQFGIAGDPKLAQVWRTKTIPDDPFVGVSNTRGTIAFAFKDPNGRTTQVFINLKDNSATHDKEPFVVFGEVVQGMDVADALYAEYGEAAGGGIRAGRQAPVFEGGSAYLKANFPLLDYIRKATIVR